A window from Solea senegalensis isolate Sse05_10M linkage group LG15, IFAPA_SoseM_1, whole genome shotgun sequence encodes these proteins:
- the smoc2 gene encoding SPARC-related modular calcium-binding protein 2 isoform X4 — MRVSPLLVFLCLLCAGRAQKFSALTFLRVDQDKECNMECSGAPRKPLCASDGRTFTSRCEFLRAKCRDPQLEVIRGPCKDTSRCVAEKKYTEQQAKKVFPQVFVPVCNPDGTYSEVQCHSYTGYCWCVTPNGRPISGSAVANKKPRCQGSKQERATTREPDETGLVVDPHPTADEEDIISQYPTLWTEQVRSRQNNRTRAPSSSCDQEQQSAQEEARQHKNDAVFIPDCAHGGLYKPVQCHPSTGYCWCVLVDTGRPIPGTSTRYEQPKCDGNARAHPTKPKDHYRSRHLQGCPGAKKTEFLTSVLDALSTDMVHAVTDPASAGRMAEPDPSHTLEERVVHWYFSQLDKNSSGDIGKKEIKPFKRFLRKKSKPKKCVKKFVEYCDISNDKALSLQELMGCLGVTKEDAAKAGEGVSSSKLNQSKRQG, encoded by the exons TTCCTGCGGGTGGACCAGGATAAGGAGTGCAACATGGAATGCAGCGGAGCTCCTCGCAAACCGCTGTGTGCCTCCGACGGCAGGACCTTCACATCTCGCTGCGAGTTCCTTCGAGCCAAGTGCCGCGACCCCCAGCTAGAGGTCATCCGAGGGCCATGCAAAG ATACATCCAGATGTGTAGCAGAGAAGAAGTACACAGAGCAGCAGGCCAAGAAGGTCTTCCCACAGGTCTTTGTGCCTGTATGCAACCCTGATGGTACATACAGTGAG GTTCAGTGCCACAGTTACACTGGATACTGTTGGTGTGTCACACCCAATGGCAGACCCATCAGCGGCTCAGCAGTGGCCAATAAAAAGCCTCGATGCCAAG GATCCAAACAAGAGAGGGCGACCACACGAGAGCCAG ATGAGACTGGTCTAGTGGTGGATCCACATCCCACTGCAGATGAAGAag ACATCATTTCCCAGTACCCCACTCTGTGGACAGAGCAGGTTCGCAGTCGACAGAACAATAGAACCAGAGCACCAT CCTCATCATGTGACCAAGAGCAGCAGTCTGCCCAAGAAGAGGCGAGGCAGCACAAGAACGATGCCGTCTTCATACCAGACTGTGCCCATGGAGGACTGTACAAGCCGGTCCAATGCCACCCGTCCACCGGCTACTGCTGGTGTGTGCTGGTGGACACTGGTCGCCCCATTCCTGGCACCTCCACCAG GTATGAACAGCCAAAGTGTGATGGCAATGCGAGGGCTCATCCAACTAAACCCAAGGACCATTACAGAAGCAGACATCTCCAAG GCTGTCCTGGggcaaagaaaacagagttcctgaCAAGTGTTCTTGATGCGCTGTCGACAGACATGGTGCACGCTGTCACAGATCCAGCGTCAGCCGGAAG GATGGCCGAGCCCGACCCCAGCCACACCCTGGAAGAGAGGGTGGTCCACTGGTATTTCAGCCAGCTGGACAAAAACTCCAGTGGGGACATTGGAAAGAAGGAGATTAAGCCTTTCAAACGCTTCCTGCGCAAGAAATCCAAGCCAAAGAAGTGTGTGAAGAAGTTTGTTGAGTATTGCGACATCAGCAATGACAAGGCGCTTTCACTGCAGGAGTTGATGGGCTGCCTCGGGGTGACCAAAGAAGATG CAGCCAAAGCAGGAGAAGGCGTATCCTCCAGTAAACTT AATCAGTCCAAGAGGCAAGGCTAA
- the smoc2 gene encoding SPARC-related modular calcium-binding protein 2 isoform X3 produces the protein MRVSPLLVFLCLLCAGRAQKFSALTFLRVDQDKECNMECSGAPRKPLCASDGRTFTSRCEFLRAKCRDPQLEVIRGPCKDTSRCVAEKKYTEQQAKKVFPQVFVPVCNPDGTYSEVQCHSYTGYCWCVTPNGRPISGSAVANKKPRCQGSKQERATTREPGKADETGLVVDPHPTADEEDIISQYPTLWTEQVRSRQNNRTRAPSSSCDQEQQSAQEEARQHKNDAVFIPDCAHGGLYKPVQCHPSTGYCWCVLVDTGRPIPGTSTRYEQPKCDGNARAHPTKPKDHYRSRHLQGCPGAKKTEFLTSVLDALSTDMVHAVTDPASAGRMAEPDPSHTLEERVVHWYFSQLDKNSSGDIGKKEIKPFKRFLRKKSKPKKCVKKFVEYCDISNDKALSLQELMGCLGVTKEDAAKAGEGVSSSKLNQSKRQG, from the exons TTCCTGCGGGTGGACCAGGATAAGGAGTGCAACATGGAATGCAGCGGAGCTCCTCGCAAACCGCTGTGTGCCTCCGACGGCAGGACCTTCACATCTCGCTGCGAGTTCCTTCGAGCCAAGTGCCGCGACCCCCAGCTAGAGGTCATCCGAGGGCCATGCAAAG ATACATCCAGATGTGTAGCAGAGAAGAAGTACACAGAGCAGCAGGCCAAGAAGGTCTTCCCACAGGTCTTTGTGCCTGTATGCAACCCTGATGGTACATACAGTGAG GTTCAGTGCCACAGTTACACTGGATACTGTTGGTGTGTCACACCCAATGGCAGACCCATCAGCGGCTCAGCAGTGGCCAATAAAAAGCCTCGATGCCAAG GATCCAAACAAGAGAGGGCGACCACACGAGAGCCAGGTAAAGCAG ATGAGACTGGTCTAGTGGTGGATCCACATCCCACTGCAGATGAAGAag ACATCATTTCCCAGTACCCCACTCTGTGGACAGAGCAGGTTCGCAGTCGACAGAACAATAGAACCAGAGCACCAT CCTCATCATGTGACCAAGAGCAGCAGTCTGCCCAAGAAGAGGCGAGGCAGCACAAGAACGATGCCGTCTTCATACCAGACTGTGCCCATGGAGGACTGTACAAGCCGGTCCAATGCCACCCGTCCACCGGCTACTGCTGGTGTGTGCTGGTGGACACTGGTCGCCCCATTCCTGGCACCTCCACCAG GTATGAACAGCCAAAGTGTGATGGCAATGCGAGGGCTCATCCAACTAAACCCAAGGACCATTACAGAAGCAGACATCTCCAAG GCTGTCCTGGggcaaagaaaacagagttcctgaCAAGTGTTCTTGATGCGCTGTCGACAGACATGGTGCACGCTGTCACAGATCCAGCGTCAGCCGGAAG GATGGCCGAGCCCGACCCCAGCCACACCCTGGAAGAGAGGGTGGTCCACTGGTATTTCAGCCAGCTGGACAAAAACTCCAGTGGGGACATTGGAAAGAAGGAGATTAAGCCTTTCAAACGCTTCCTGCGCAAGAAATCCAAGCCAAAGAAGTGTGTGAAGAAGTTTGTTGAGTATTGCGACATCAGCAATGACAAGGCGCTTTCACTGCAGGAGTTGATGGGCTGCCTCGGGGTGACCAAAGAAGATG CAGCCAAAGCAGGAGAAGGCGTATCCTCCAGTAAACTT AATCAGTCCAAGAGGCAAGGCTAA
- the smoc2 gene encoding SPARC-related modular calcium-binding protein 2 isoform X2 has translation MRVSPLLVFLCLLCAGRAQKFSALTFLRVDQDKECNMECSGAPRKPLCASDGRTFTSRCEFLRAKCRDPQLEVIRGPCKDTSRCVAEKKYTEQQAKKVFPQVFVPVCNPDGTYSEVQCHSYTGYCWCVTPNGRPISGSAVANKKPRCQGSKQERATTREPGKAVSLQIFSILNADETGLVVDPHPTADEEDIISQYPTLWTEQVRSRQNNRTRAPSSSCDQEQQSAQEEARQHKNDAVFIPDCAHGGLYKPVQCHPSTGYCWCVLVDTGRPIPGTSTRYEQPKCDGNARAHPTKPKDHYRSRHLQGCPGAKKTEFLTSVLDALSTDMVHAVTDPASAGRMAEPDPSHTLEERVVHWYFSQLDKNSSGDIGKKEIKPFKRFLRKKSKPKKCVKKFVEYCDISNDKALSLQELMGCLGVTKEDAKAGEGVSSSKLNQSKRQG, from the exons TTCCTGCGGGTGGACCAGGATAAGGAGTGCAACATGGAATGCAGCGGAGCTCCTCGCAAACCGCTGTGTGCCTCCGACGGCAGGACCTTCACATCTCGCTGCGAGTTCCTTCGAGCCAAGTGCCGCGACCCCCAGCTAGAGGTCATCCGAGGGCCATGCAAAG ATACATCCAGATGTGTAGCAGAGAAGAAGTACACAGAGCAGCAGGCCAAGAAGGTCTTCCCACAGGTCTTTGTGCCTGTATGCAACCCTGATGGTACATACAGTGAG GTTCAGTGCCACAGTTACACTGGATACTGTTGGTGTGTCACACCCAATGGCAGACCCATCAGCGGCTCAGCAGTGGCCAATAAAAAGCCTCGATGCCAAG GATCCAAACAAGAGAGGGCGACCACACGAGAGCCAGGTAAAGCAG TCTCCTTGCAAATATTCTCCATTCTAAATGCAGATGAGACTGGTCTAGTGGTGGATCCACATCCCACTGCAGATGAAGAag ACATCATTTCCCAGTACCCCACTCTGTGGACAGAGCAGGTTCGCAGTCGACAGAACAATAGAACCAGAGCACCAT CCTCATCATGTGACCAAGAGCAGCAGTCTGCCCAAGAAGAGGCGAGGCAGCACAAGAACGATGCCGTCTTCATACCAGACTGTGCCCATGGAGGACTGTACAAGCCGGTCCAATGCCACCCGTCCACCGGCTACTGCTGGTGTGTGCTGGTGGACACTGGTCGCCCCATTCCTGGCACCTCCACCAG GTATGAACAGCCAAAGTGTGATGGCAATGCGAGGGCTCATCCAACTAAACCCAAGGACCATTACAGAAGCAGACATCTCCAAG GCTGTCCTGGggcaaagaaaacagagttcctgaCAAGTGTTCTTGATGCGCTGTCGACAGACATGGTGCACGCTGTCACAGATCCAGCGTCAGCCGGAAG GATGGCCGAGCCCGACCCCAGCCACACCCTGGAAGAGAGGGTGGTCCACTGGTATTTCAGCCAGCTGGACAAAAACTCCAGTGGGGACATTGGAAAGAAGGAGATTAAGCCTTTCAAACGCTTCCTGCGCAAGAAATCCAAGCCAAAGAAGTGTGTGAAGAAGTTTGTTGAGTATTGCGACATCAGCAATGACAAGGCGCTTTCACTGCAGGAGTTGATGGGCTGCCTCGGGGTGACCAAAGAAGATG CCAAAGCAGGAGAAGGCGTATCCTCCAGTAAACTT AATCAGTCCAAGAGGCAAGGCTAA
- the smoc2 gene encoding SPARC-related modular calcium-binding protein 2 isoform X1 gives MRVSPLLVFLCLLCAGRAQKFSALTFLRVDQDKECNMECSGAPRKPLCASDGRTFTSRCEFLRAKCRDPQLEVIRGPCKDTSRCVAEKKYTEQQAKKVFPQVFVPVCNPDGTYSEVQCHSYTGYCWCVTPNGRPISGSAVANKKPRCQGSKQERATTREPGKAVSLQIFSILNADETGLVVDPHPTADEEDIISQYPTLWTEQVRSRQNNRTRAPSSSCDQEQQSAQEEARQHKNDAVFIPDCAHGGLYKPVQCHPSTGYCWCVLVDTGRPIPGTSTRYEQPKCDGNARAHPTKPKDHYRSRHLQGCPGAKKTEFLTSVLDALSTDMVHAVTDPASAGRMAEPDPSHTLEERVVHWYFSQLDKNSSGDIGKKEIKPFKRFLRKKSKPKKCVKKFVEYCDISNDKALSLQELMGCLGVTKEDAAKAGEGVSSSKLNQSKRQG, from the exons TTCCTGCGGGTGGACCAGGATAAGGAGTGCAACATGGAATGCAGCGGAGCTCCTCGCAAACCGCTGTGTGCCTCCGACGGCAGGACCTTCACATCTCGCTGCGAGTTCCTTCGAGCCAAGTGCCGCGACCCCCAGCTAGAGGTCATCCGAGGGCCATGCAAAG ATACATCCAGATGTGTAGCAGAGAAGAAGTACACAGAGCAGCAGGCCAAGAAGGTCTTCCCACAGGTCTTTGTGCCTGTATGCAACCCTGATGGTACATACAGTGAG GTTCAGTGCCACAGTTACACTGGATACTGTTGGTGTGTCACACCCAATGGCAGACCCATCAGCGGCTCAGCAGTGGCCAATAAAAAGCCTCGATGCCAAG GATCCAAACAAGAGAGGGCGACCACACGAGAGCCAGGTAAAGCAG TCTCCTTGCAAATATTCTCCATTCTAAATGCAGATGAGACTGGTCTAGTGGTGGATCCACATCCCACTGCAGATGAAGAag ACATCATTTCCCAGTACCCCACTCTGTGGACAGAGCAGGTTCGCAGTCGACAGAACAATAGAACCAGAGCACCAT CCTCATCATGTGACCAAGAGCAGCAGTCTGCCCAAGAAGAGGCGAGGCAGCACAAGAACGATGCCGTCTTCATACCAGACTGTGCCCATGGAGGACTGTACAAGCCGGTCCAATGCCACCCGTCCACCGGCTACTGCTGGTGTGTGCTGGTGGACACTGGTCGCCCCATTCCTGGCACCTCCACCAG GTATGAACAGCCAAAGTGTGATGGCAATGCGAGGGCTCATCCAACTAAACCCAAGGACCATTACAGAAGCAGACATCTCCAAG GCTGTCCTGGggcaaagaaaacagagttcctgaCAAGTGTTCTTGATGCGCTGTCGACAGACATGGTGCACGCTGTCACAGATCCAGCGTCAGCCGGAAG GATGGCCGAGCCCGACCCCAGCCACACCCTGGAAGAGAGGGTGGTCCACTGGTATTTCAGCCAGCTGGACAAAAACTCCAGTGGGGACATTGGAAAGAAGGAGATTAAGCCTTTCAAACGCTTCCTGCGCAAGAAATCCAAGCCAAAGAAGTGTGTGAAGAAGTTTGTTGAGTATTGCGACATCAGCAATGACAAGGCGCTTTCACTGCAGGAGTTGATGGGCTGCCTCGGGGTGACCAAAGAAGATG CAGCCAAAGCAGGAGAAGGCGTATCCTCCAGTAAACTT AATCAGTCCAAGAGGCAAGGCTAA